CTTATCTGGGAGTTTCTACCAAGAAAGAAAAGGAGAAGGTTGCATCCTTTGTTTCTATCGGTGGGCCGGGAAATTTAAATCATCTAGGCTTGAGCCTGATCGGCCTACTTTCTAGATTTCCTAGAGCAAGAAAGGTCTTGGATCTGAAATTCGGAGCCTCCATGCTTGCGCCTCTCGCAGGGGAGATCTATACTCCTATCGATGAGATCTTATACAATCCGAAGGCCACTCGACCGAGAACGGTTAAGAAGGTCATGAAGAATGCGATCGAGAATATAAGCGAGGGGCTGATAGAGCAATTCATGTCCTGGATAGAAACCAAGAAGATGAGTTCTTTAAATGGCTTTCATGATTATATAGAATTACAAAAAGAGATAACCGTTCCAAGTTTATTTATTGCAGGCGCAAAGGATGCGATTGCAACTCCTGAGACAGTTAAATTTGTTTATGACAGGGCCGGCGCCAAATATAAGAAATTTCTAATAATCTCTAAGGAAGAAGGCTGCACCGAAGACTATGGCCATGGCTGTCTGATCCTGGGAGAAAAAGCCGAAGACGATGTATTTCCTAAGGTGGAATCTTTCTTACGAGAGTTTGGAACCTCCAAAAAACTAAGTTGGTTCGGACAATTAGAGAGAAAAATTCGCAAAAGAGTCGGCCTTAGAACGACATAACCATTCATTTTCCACCTCAAAAGAGTAGCATTCTTCCCGGAATATCACCAAATCATTGCCTCCTTAATGAAATAATATGCTTATTATATAAGCATTAAATTAAAACTATCCCAAATTTTGGGCATATTTTGAAGTTTGAAGAATTGGTACGCTATTTGCATAAAACCCGGTAGAGCGAAACGAATCTTAAGAGAGATAGAATCCGATTCGTAGAGGTGCTTTACCATGATAGAACTAAAATTCGGGCAAAGAAAGGTGGTGAACTTCCGAGGGGCGAGAAAGGTCGTCGGAGGATTAACGGAGAAGAATAAGATCGATATTCTTCTCTATATCAGTAAGGAATTTGCAAACGCGGATAAAGAAGAAGAACTTTACGATATCGTAATTAGCCTTTGTAAAGATATTTTCGAATGCGATAACACTACTCTCAGAATGTGGAAAGGGGATCTTCTGGTGCCTTCCCGATTTTTTAAGGAGACCATTCCTCCTCGCAGAGACTTGAGCCAAGACGAAGGATATTCCGGGTTCACTTTCAAGACTCGCATGCCTCTTCTGATCCAAGACTTAAGCCATCATGTGGAATATATCGATGAGGGTGAAACGACCCGAGCCGTTATGTGTGTTCCGATCATGTACAAAGAAGATTGTCTCGGAACGATCGCAGTAGAATCGGACACTGAATTTTTTTATAGAGAAGATGACTTGGAGATCCTAGAAGCCCTAGGTTCTCAACTCGCACTTGCGATCACAAGCGTACGTCTGATCCAAGGTTTGGTTAAAGCCAATGAAAGAGAGGCTCAGATCTTAAAGCAGTTGGAATGGGACATGCGCATGGGACGCAACGTCCAAAGTCAGATCGTTGAGACTGTAATCGCCCCTTGGAACGGTTTGCATTTCGGTACATACTATGAGCCTATGACAGAAGTTTCCGGAGATTACTTCAATGTGGTTCGTCAAGGAAACTCGATCACTGCTATCATCGTGGATGTTTCCGGTCACGGTATTCCCGCTGCCTTGGTAACAATGTCCATTCACTATCAATTCCAAAGATGTACTGCTTTGGGTATGGGATTGTCCGAAACCATGGCAGAGTTGGGAGAATCTGTTCGTCCTCAACTTCCGGACGGAACGTATTTCACTGCGTTCATTCTGAAAGTCTATAGCGATTACACATATTCTTATGTGAATGCTGCTCACCAGAAAATGCTTCATTATCATAACGGCACCGGCAGGATCGAGGAACTGGATACACAAGGAGTTCCATTAGGGATCTTTGAAGTAGAAAGAAGCAATTTCGAAGAGAAGCACGGCAAGATCCTTCCTGGAGATATTCTGTTCTTACCTACCGATGGGATCGTTGAACAAAAGAACGACCAACGACAAGAACTAGGAAACCAGCGTTTCATAGAATGGATCCGCCAAGAAAAGGCAACCATCGAAGAACAAAGAGATAAGATCTATGTTTCAGATTTAGTGGGTTCTTTGCTCGGAAGATTCAAAAGATACAAGGGAGATATTCGCAATGGAGATGACGTATCTCTGTTAGCACTTCAATGCAATCCTGAATTAGGAAAAGCAAAGACACTTCTTTCACTTGCGAAGTCTGCTGCTAAAGCCAAGAAAGATCAGGTCGCTTACGATAAGGCGCTCGAAGTATTCTCCATGGATGAGTCTCTCAAAGACAGTCTTGTGCTCTTAGGAAAAATGTATTACAGAGATCGAAATTTCGAGAAGAGCGTTCAGTTCTTGGAGAAATACATCCGCACAAGTGGAGAAGAGTCAGAGCATATCCATTACCTTCTCGGAAGAGCTTATTACGAATTGAACAATATCCCTGAAGCGAAGAGAGCGTTGAAACGTTCCTTGGCGATAGACCATACTTATGCCAAGTCTAGTTTAAGACTAGCTAGATGTTATTTGAAAGATAATGAAACTCCTAAAGCGATCAAGGTCCTTCAACAAGGGATCAAGAGTGCGCCTACGAACGAGTATCTGAAGATCTCTCTCAAGAAATTGGAAGAACTTGTGAAACGTAAGACCGCAGAGGTAGGCGCCGAACAAAGAAAAGAAGCAGTTTAAGGAATCATAAGCGAAGTCAGGAATTATTAATAAAGAGAAAGGAGACTTAGATTAAATATGCGTATATTAGCATTACTTATGCTCGCGTTTGTCTCGAGCGGAATTTGGGCCGACGAAGCCGCACCGGTTACAGCCGAGGCAGCTTTGAGCGCGGTTGGAGTCCTTAGGAATGAAACGAATTGGCTATGGACCTGTATCGCAGGCTTCTTAGTATTCTTCATGCAAGCAGGGTTTGCGCTGGTAGAGGCCGGGTTCACCAGAGCTAAAAACACAGTAAACATTCTCATGAAGAACTTCATGGACTTCGCTCTTGGGTCCTTGGCATTCTGGTTAATCGGATTTTCCATCATGTTCGGACCTCAATTGGTTCATGCTGTAGGCGTAGGACTTCCTTCTATCGCAGACAGTCTATTGCTCGTGGGAGGAAAGCCAGACGCAGGTAAATTTACCTTTTTTATCTTCCAGTTGGTGTTCGCAGGAACTGCGGCAACGATCGTCTCCGGGGCGATGGCTGAAAGAACGAAATTCGTAGATTACGTTATCTTCTCTGTATTGATTACAGCTTTCGTGTATCCTATATTCGGATCTTTGGCTTGGTCGAATCTCTTCGAACCAGAAAACAAAGGATATTTGGTGAATGCAGGGTTTATCGACTTCGCGGGATCCACAGTGGTTCACTCCGTAGGTGGTTGGGCAGGTCTTGCCGGAACCATGGTTTTAGGACCTCGTATCGGTAAGTTCCAAGATGGAAAAGTCGTACCGATCCTTGGTCATAACATGACTATCGCTGCCTTAGGTGTTTTTATCCTTTGGTTAGGTTGGTTCGGATTCAACCCTGGCTCCACTACTTCCGTAGGCGGAGGAACTTTTGCGATCATCGCTGTTACGACTAACTTTGCAGCGGCAGCTGGAGCGGTCTCTTCTATGATCGTGACTTGGATCCTTTTCAAGAAGCCTGATATCGGTTTAACCTTAAACGGTGCTCTTGCGGGTCTTGTTGCTATTACTGCTCCTTGCGCGAACGTAAGCATTAGCTCTGCGATCATCATCGGTTTAGTAGGCGGTGTTCTCGTTGTATTCAGCGTTTTATTCTTCGATAGGATCAAGATCGACGATCCAGTCGGAGCGGTTTCCGTTCACGGAGTTTGCGGAGCTTGGGGAACCATTGCTGCGGGGCTTTTTGCGGAGGAAGCGTTCGGTGGAATTAACGGTTTATTCTTCGGAGGCGGGATCAGTCAACTTCTGGTTCAGTTAACTGGAGTAGGGATCGCATTCGTTTGGGCCTTCGGTGCAAGCGCGGTTATCTTCCTCGCATTGAAATACACCATCGGTCTCAGAGTATCCGAAGACGAGGAGATCCAAGGTTTGGATATCCTGGAACACGGAAACGAGGCATATCCTATCTCCAAATAATTCCTATCGGTGAAAACCTCCGTATTTTGCCCTGCGGAGGTTTTCTTTTCCCGTTGACGGAAAGAATACTTATACCCGAATTGAGAGAATGCGTTCGGGTTCTTTCTTCCGCCTCTCACAAATCCTTCTCATCCTTTTCGGTTGTCTGTTGGTCGGATGCTTCGAATATGAAGAGACCCTTACCATCAATCCGAATCTAAGCGGAACCTTAGAAGTCACTTATGTAGTTCCCACTAAGAGAAAGTCGGACGAATCGCTCATCAAATTCCTTCCCACTCGCAAAGAAGAAATATTGAATCGTTTGAATAAGGGATTTTTCTTCAAGAGCCTTGTCTTAAAAGACTATACCTACCAAAAAATGGAAAGCCCTGAAGCGGAACCAGGTGCGTTCCGAGAAAAGGCAAAGGTAAGCTATAAATTAGAATTCACAGATATTTCTCAATTAGAGAGTATCCTTCTCGGAAACGTGCAGATCAAAAAAGAGAAGGTGAATACGATCTATATTAAAAGAGAATTCCCATCCATCACTAAGTCTTTGGAGTCCGTTCAAGGAGATG
Above is a window of Leptospira semungkisensis DNA encoding:
- a CDS encoding ammonium transporter, with the protein product MRILALLMLAFVSSGIWADEAAPVTAEAALSAVGVLRNETNWLWTCIAGFLVFFMQAGFALVEAGFTRAKNTVNILMKNFMDFALGSLAFWLIGFSIMFGPQLVHAVGVGLPSIADSLLLVGGKPDAGKFTFFIFQLVFAGTAATIVSGAMAERTKFVDYVIFSVLITAFVYPIFGSLAWSNLFEPENKGYLVNAGFIDFAGSTVVHSVGGWAGLAGTMVLGPRIGKFQDGKVVPILGHNMTIAALGVFILWLGWFGFNPGSTTSVGGGTFAIIAVTTNFAAAAGAVSSMIVTWILFKKPDIGLTLNGALAGLVAITAPCANVSISSAIIIGLVGGVLVVFSVLFFDRIKIDDPVGAVSVHGVCGAWGTIAAGLFAEEAFGGINGLFFGGGISQLLVQLTGVGIAFVWAFGASAVIFLALKYTIGLRVSEDEEIQGLDILEHGNEAYPISK
- a CDS encoding alpha/beta fold hydrolase; amino-acid sequence: MIAILKNRRGPFYLITTFFAIVFFAIFASSLAILFSLFLIAILISYPILLDWISRLYGQEDIADEVHYAKTKDGWNIALHRHIPPIPNHTLAPVIVVHGIATNKYVIDLDKRHSLPYYLKLRGYEVFAVSLRGAGASYHESRGGYEDFTFDDLVKYDVPAILSKVLSITGSKRVNWVGHSMGAMILYSYLGVSTKKEKEKVASFVSIGGPGNLNHLGLSLIGLLSRFPRARKVLDLKFGASMLAPLAGEIYTPIDEILYNPKATRPRTVKKVMKNAIENISEGLIEQFMSWIETKKMSSLNGFHDYIELQKEITVPSLFIAGAKDAIATPETVKFVYDRAGAKYKKFLIISKEEGCTEDYGHGCLILGEKAEDDVFPKVESFLREFGTSKKLSWFGQLERKIRKRVGLRTT
- a CDS encoding SpoIIE family protein phosphatase yields the protein MIELKFGQRKVVNFRGARKVVGGLTEKNKIDILLYISKEFANADKEEELYDIVISLCKDIFECDNTTLRMWKGDLLVPSRFFKETIPPRRDLSQDEGYSGFTFKTRMPLLIQDLSHHVEYIDEGETTRAVMCVPIMYKEDCLGTIAVESDTEFFYREDDLEILEALGSQLALAITSVRLIQGLVKANEREAQILKQLEWDMRMGRNVQSQIVETVIAPWNGLHFGTYYEPMTEVSGDYFNVVRQGNSITAIIVDVSGHGIPAALVTMSIHYQFQRCTALGMGLSETMAELGESVRPQLPDGTYFTAFILKVYSDYTYSYVNAAHQKMLHYHNGTGRIEELDTQGVPLGIFEVERSNFEEKHGKILPGDILFLPTDGIVEQKNDQRQELGNQRFIEWIRQEKATIEEQRDKIYVSDLVGSLLGRFKRYKGDIRNGDDVSLLALQCNPELGKAKTLLSLAKSAAKAKKDQVAYDKALEVFSMDESLKDSLVLLGKMYYRDRNFEKSVQFLEKYIRTSGEESEHIHYLLGRAYYELNNIPEAKRALKRSLAIDHTYAKSSLRLARCYLKDNETPKAIKVLQQGIKSAPTNEYLKISLKKLEELVKRKTAEVGAEQRKEAV
- a CDS encoding LIC11874 family lipoprotein codes for the protein MRSGSFFRLSQILLILFGCLLVGCFEYEETLTINPNLSGTLEVTYVVPTKRKSDESLIKFLPTRKEEILNRLNKGFFFKSLVLKDYTYQKMESPEAEPGAFREKAKVSYKLEFTDISQLESILLGNVQIKKEKVNTIYIKREFPSITKSLESVQGDGEKKLLGETLRLIKGNALVFKVNFPITSVCYTNRGEQSLGKLAYRLPLADTIEKFGNKSWDYRITFVY